A section of the Neorhodopirellula lusitana genome encodes:
- a CDS encoding PAS domain S-box protein has product MPEPTLPEPSSNATSGPLIVGVGASAGGLDAFKELLVALGDSPGLAVVFIQHMDSSSKSLLIGLLQSTTSMDVVEINNRKKLKANTVYLCPPQATLELKNGFVRVAKADEKSARKTMAEPTDVHRQWLAIDHFFHSIAEDQSDRGIGVILSGGGSDGTLGLKAISDRGGLTFAQEPTSAKHDSMPRSAATTGVADHVLTPANIGVELLRYAAHLADVGDERSLKETRHEIIEAIPAITETLFKVTEHNFQHYKITTLCRRIQRRMQVLQISDASGYVSHLENHEDEAHSLFRELLIGVTHFFRDPDAFESLSDSVLTKIFAGRSKDDTVRIWVAGCANGSEPYTLAILCRETMERLNVSPEVQIFATDIDERALDVGRAGVYPIGIEEHVSPERLKRFFVKRGKRYHATKEIRELILFSSHNLISDPPFSRQDLICCRNLLIYLGSHLQNKLIPLFHYALRPSGYLFLGPSETITTHGELFRPHDAQHRISQRKGTAIGTPARPSQRTLIVPATSTDPLQHDPHTDLTSMRQRILLDEFAPKSCVIDADGQVLNSDADMNKYLSVGGGDFHNNIIKMAAKGLRIGLRAAINEATKTLRKVQHENMSIRDGDKTQEVMVTVQPMPQLGEDEQLFMVVFHDVGLSIDRTAAGSPEVPERDDADSIITQMETELQTTRDDLERTMQDMEAANEELKSSNEELLSMNEELQSANEELATSKEETRASVDEVGRAHATMENLLRSTQIATVFLDEAGLVQWFSPSASDIYNLIPTDIGRPLRHITHNMLEMTDINGGASQPTAKAGKERTSNPILPREDEIQRHDGRWYLRRVLPFLRGEKHDGVIITFVDVTTQKLAALRQATEHSVAEILTAAESFSDVVQDILDSIRTSLRADICSLWLVDSQSKSLRCEKLSIQPGDHHLEQFADKNGKVQFSIGEGLPGRVWKSRKPQWIVDVASDPTFKRAEASEIGLHTSMAMPIIVSDQCYGVIELFTYAQIESDRAILGMLRSVGLQIGQFINRRRLDEELRDQESRKSAIMKASLDAIITMDTEGRVVDFNPAAERTFGYSSVEVIGRPMAEILVPTEDREAHANGLHRYLQTGESTVIGQRTELTALRADGSKFPIEIAINAATTRRGEPFFTAYLRDITAQKQFVDSIQDREAQLRRVIDNTLGFIGVLEPDGTLLEANSPALKAGGLTRDDVVGRKFWDLYWWNYSPEVMDEVKRLVAKVASGEAIRKDMTYRISGDDRRPLDFMMNPIFDADGKVTYLIPSGLDICDRKRTERELADSKVRFDLALEYGEIAVWSWDMNANDVIVDDNLRRLFGFEQNADVHLFDLLQRIDEADRNRVEAAIEHSIANAEVFDEEYRVNQSPGVTRWMRGRGRTRQTNEGKVADFFGVISDITARKHSERAIKDYANRLKMALKAGGLAAWQWSPGQSFWTSEVYDLLGISSDRIAGPELIFEVIHPDDLSRFQQWWQDAVGGTKPCECEFRIIRQSEVRWIVGVGEVIRNDAGKVVRMSGLYWDSTSEHLQADALRESEQRALRANKSKSEFLANMSHEIRTPMTAILGYADLLSEYVQDDEGRQHLSTIRRNGDFLLDIINDILDLSKIEAGKLEFVPEHFSPQSVIEDVRSIMEVRASENGLSLDVEYETDLPLEVESDAKRLKQILINLVGNAIKFTKEGGVRITIAYDRHGNRSSDQPQPQPLLRFRVIDTGIGITAEQQEKLFQPFSQADGTVTRDFGGTGLGLAISRRLAKMLGGDISIQSESGVGSTFEVTIAAGDVEDSPSTPLASSEAPVAPTQQVDSVELNCHILIVDDSRDIRFLSKRILSGAGAEVTEAEDGQEAIEIVEQAMTSSRVFDMVLLDMQMPKLDGYQTATQLRQLGFAGPIIALTADAMHGDMNRCIESGCNDYLSKPIDAGLLLSVASKLTT; this is encoded by the coding sequence GTGCCGGAACCAACATTGCCGGAACCTTCATCGAACGCGACGTCCGGTCCCTTGATTGTGGGGGTGGGTGCGTCGGCGGGTGGCCTGGACGCTTTCAAGGAGTTGCTTGTTGCCTTGGGCGATTCACCGGGTCTTGCCGTCGTGTTTATTCAACACATGGACTCCAGCTCGAAGTCATTGCTGATAGGCCTGCTGCAATCAACCACTTCAATGGACGTGGTTGAGATCAACAATCGCAAGAAGTTGAAGGCAAACACGGTCTATTTATGCCCTCCTCAAGCGACTCTTGAATTGAAGAATGGCTTTGTACGTGTCGCGAAGGCCGACGAAAAATCGGCTCGAAAAACAATGGCCGAGCCAACAGACGTTCATCGACAATGGTTGGCGATTGACCACTTTTTTCATTCAATCGCCGAAGACCAATCCGACCGTGGTATCGGCGTGATCCTTTCGGGTGGCGGCAGTGACGGGACACTCGGATTGAAAGCGATCAGTGATCGCGGCGGCCTGACCTTTGCGCAAGAACCGACATCGGCAAAACACGACAGCATGCCACGAAGTGCAGCGACAACCGGTGTTGCCGATCATGTGCTCACGCCAGCCAATATCGGTGTGGAACTATTACGATACGCCGCACACCTCGCCGACGTGGGCGACGAACGCAGTTTAAAAGAAACAAGACACGAAATCATCGAAGCGATTCCAGCGATCACCGAAACGCTGTTCAAGGTAACCGAGCACAACTTCCAACACTACAAGATCACGACGCTGTGTCGACGCATCCAGCGGCGAATGCAGGTGCTGCAAATCAGTGATGCAAGCGGCTACGTTTCACACCTAGAAAACCATGAAGACGAAGCCCATTCGCTCTTTCGAGAACTGCTGATTGGGGTGACCCATTTCTTTCGTGATCCGGACGCTTTCGAGTCGCTAAGTGACTCTGTTCTCACCAAGATCTTCGCAGGTCGTTCCAAGGACGACACTGTCCGAATTTGGGTAGCCGGGTGCGCCAATGGGTCCGAACCCTACACGCTGGCAATCCTTTGTCGCGAGACGATGGAACGCCTGAACGTATCGCCTGAAGTCCAGATATTCGCTACCGACATTGACGAACGAGCGTTGGATGTCGGACGGGCCGGCGTTTATCCCATCGGAATTGAAGAACACGTTTCCCCCGAACGACTCAAGCGATTCTTCGTTAAACGAGGAAAACGATATCACGCGACCAAAGAGATTCGTGAGCTGATTCTGTTTTCGTCGCACAACCTGATTAGTGATCCCCCATTCTCGAGACAGGATCTGATCTGTTGCCGGAATCTGCTGATCTACTTGGGCTCCCATTTACAAAACAAGCTAATTCCGCTGTTTCACTATGCTCTTCGTCCATCGGGATACCTCTTCTTGGGCCCCAGTGAAACGATCACAACCCACGGTGAACTATTCCGGCCACACGACGCCCAACATCGGATTTCCCAGCGGAAAGGCACCGCCATCGGCACGCCCGCGAGACCTTCCCAAAGGACTTTAATCGTGCCAGCGACATCAACCGATCCCCTGCAGCACGACCCCCACACGGATCTCACGTCCATGCGGCAGCGGATCTTGTTGGACGAGTTCGCACCGAAGTCTTGCGTGATCGATGCGGACGGGCAAGTGCTCAATTCCGACGCGGACATGAACAAATACCTGTCCGTTGGTGGTGGCGACTTTCACAACAACATCATCAAGATGGCAGCCAAAGGGTTGCGTATTGGATTGCGTGCGGCGATCAACGAAGCCACCAAAACGCTTCGCAAAGTCCAACATGAAAACATGTCGATTCGCGATGGCGACAAGACCCAAGAAGTCATGGTCACAGTGCAGCCAATGCCTCAACTTGGCGAAGACGAGCAACTGTTCATGGTGGTCTTCCACGATGTCGGCTTGTCCATCGACCGTACCGCCGCGGGCTCGCCGGAAGTTCCTGAACGGGATGATGCCGACTCGATTATCACGCAAATGGAAACCGAACTGCAAACCACGCGTGATGACCTCGAACGCACAATGCAAGACATGGAGGCAGCCAACGAAGAACTGAAATCGTCCAACGAAGAACTCCTGTCGATGAACGAGGAATTGCAATCGGCCAATGAGGAACTGGCAACTTCCAAAGAAGAGACTCGGGCAAGCGTAGATGAAGTCGGCCGGGCCCATGCAACCATGGAAAACCTGCTACGCAGCACCCAAATTGCAACTGTCTTCTTGGACGAGGCTGGGCTTGTGCAATGGTTCTCGCCTTCGGCAAGCGATATCTACAACCTGATTCCCACCGACATTGGTCGTCCGCTACGCCACATCACGCACAACATGTTGGAAATGACCGACATCAACGGTGGTGCCTCGCAGCCCACCGCTAAGGCTGGCAAGGAACGCACCTCGAATCCAATACTTCCGCGAGAGGACGAAATCCAGCGACATGACGGACGTTGGTACCTGCGTCGCGTGCTCCCGTTTTTGCGTGGTGAAAAACATGATGGCGTGATCATCACTTTCGTTGATGTTACCACTCAAAAACTAGCAGCCCTTAGACAGGCCACTGAGCACAGTGTTGCGGAAATCTTGACGGCTGCGGAATCGTTTTCCGACGTGGTGCAGGACATCTTGGATTCAATTCGCACGTCGCTTCGTGCCGACATCTGTTCATTGTGGCTGGTCGATTCCCAATCCAAGTCGCTGCGATGCGAGAAGCTCTCGATTCAACCAGGTGACCATCACCTCGAACAATTTGCTGACAAGAACGGGAAGGTTCAATTTTCAATCGGCGAGGGATTGCCCGGCAGGGTCTGGAAGTCCCGCAAGCCACAATGGATCGTCGACGTTGCGAGCGACCCCACCTTCAAGCGTGCCGAAGCTTCAGAGATCGGATTGCACACCAGCATGGCGATGCCGATCATCGTAAGCGATCAATGCTACGGTGTGATCGAGCTATTCACTTACGCTCAAATCGAGAGCGACCGCGCCATCTTGGGAATGTTGCGTTCAGTGGGTTTGCAAATTGGCCAATTCATCAACCGACGACGACTCGACGAAGAACTGCGAGATCAAGAATCGCGTAAATCTGCAATCATGAAAGCGTCTTTGGACGCAATCATCACCATGGACACTGAGGGCCGAGTGGTCGACTTCAACCCGGCCGCCGAACGCACTTTTGGCTATTCGAGCGTGGAAGTGATAGGTCGTCCGATGGCTGAAATCCTCGTCCCAACCGAGGATCGCGAAGCTCATGCAAACGGTCTACATCGCTACCTGCAAACCGGCGAGTCCACGGTCATCGGCCAACGCACTGAACTGACGGCACTTCGCGCCGATGGCAGCAAGTTCCCCATTGAAATTGCGATCAACGCTGCCACGACAAGACGGGGCGAACCGTTTTTCACCGCCTACCTTCGTGACATCACCGCCCAAAAACAGTTTGTCGATAGCATCCAAGATCGCGAAGCGCAGTTGCGGCGGGTGATCGACAACACGCTGGGTTTCATCGGAGTGCTAGAACCCGATGGCACCCTTTTGGAAGCGAACTCGCCAGCGTTGAAGGCAGGCGGGCTGACTCGTGATGACGTTGTTGGTCGTAAGTTCTGGGACCTGTATTGGTGGAATTACTCACCCGAAGTGATGGACGAGGTCAAACGGTTAGTTGCGAAAGTCGCGTCGGGAGAAGCCATCCGCAAAGACATGACTTACCGAATTTCGGGCGACGACCGACGACCGCTCGACTTCATGATGAACCCCATTTTTGATGCCGATGGCAAGGTCACCTATCTGATTCCGTCGGGTTTAGACATTTGCGACCGCAAACGTACGGAGCGCGAGCTTGCCGATTCTAAAGTGCGGTTCGACTTGGCTTTGGAGTACGGCGAGATCGCGGTCTGGAGTTGGGACATGAACGCCAACGACGTGATCGTTGACGATAACTTGCGTCGCCTGTTTGGCTTCGAGCAGAACGCAGACGTGCACCTCTTTGACCTTCTGCAGCGAATTGACGAGGCGGATCGAAACCGAGTGGAAGCCGCGATCGAACACTCGATCGCGAATGCGGAAGTGTTCGATGAAGAGTACCGCGTCAACCAGTCGCCTGGTGTCACCCGGTGGATGCGAGGACGAGGCCGCACGCGTCAAACGAACGAGGGCAAGGTTGCTGACTTCTTCGGTGTGATTTCTGACATCACTGCAAGAAAACACTCCGAACGTGCAATCAAGGATTACGCCAACCGATTAAAAATGGCATTGAAAGCGGGCGGCTTAGCGGCATGGCAATGGTCACCCGGCCAGAGTTTTTGGACGAGCGAAGTATACGACTTACTGGGAATTTCATCAGACCGAATCGCAGGCCCCGAGCTGATTTTTGAAGTCATACACCCCGATGACCTGTCACGTTTCCAGCAATGGTGGCAAGACGCAGTCGGCGGCACCAAACCATGCGAATGTGAGTTCCGAATCATTCGCCAAAGTGAGGTTCGCTGGATCGTGGGCGTGGGTGAAGTGATTCGCAACGATGCCGGCAAAGTGGTTCGCATGTCCGGACTGTACTGGGATTCCACCAGTGAACACCTACAAGCCGACGCTCTTCGCGAAAGTGAACAACGGGCGTTGCGAGCCAATAAATCCAAGAGCGAGTTTCTCGCCAACATGAGCCATGAGATCCGCACTCCCATGACAGCCATTCTGGGTTACGCGGACTTGCTATCGGAATACGTCCAAGACGACGAAGGACGCCAACACCTATCGACGATCCGTCGAAATGGCGATTTCCTGCTGGATATCATCAACGACATACTGGACCTGTCCAAGATCGAAGCCGGAAAATTGGAATTCGTCCCCGAGCACTTTTCACCGCAAAGCGTGATCGAAGACGTACGTTCGATCATGGAGGTGCGAGCAAGTGAGAACGGACTGAGTCTGGACGTCGAATACGAGACCGACTTGCCACTTGAAGTCGAAAGCGACGCAAAGCGACTCAAGCAAATTCTGATCAACCTGGTCGGCAATGCGATTAAGTTCACAAAGGAAGGCGGCGTGCGGATCACGATCGCCTATGACCGTCACGGCAATCGCTCATCCGATCAACCTCAGCCACAACCGCTACTACGATTTCGAGTCATCGACACTGGGATTGGAATTACAGCCGAGCAACAAGAGAAGTTGTTCCAGCCATTTTCTCAAGCGGATGGAACGGTAACACGAGACTTTGGCGGAACCGGGTTAGGGCTGGCGATCAGCCGGCGACTGGCAAAGATGCTGGGCGGCGACATTTCGATCCAAAGTGAATCAGGTGTCGGCAGCACGTTCGAAGTCACCATCGCCGCGGGAGATGTCGAAGACTCGCCGTCGACCCCACTAGCATCGTCCGAGGCCCCAGTCGCACCGACACAACAAGTCGACTCGGTTGAGCTAAATTGC
- a CDS encoding putative zinc-binding metallopeptidase, whose translation MKTGQCRCGNRIFFANSVCLNCQATLGRCDACKTLTSFRAVDSAYQCDDCGASMQPCGNRERSGCNSYISDDATYCQWCGFTTTIPDLGVPENSSRWAALELAKRRLLMQLESLELPPFVGNLQETHPLTFRFLDDTTNDQGEHQTTFTGHESGQITINTKEADSVHREQLRVQLGEPHRTLIGHMRHELGHYIDWSLASRVALSDYKKLFGDPDATDYGEAMKRYYAQGAAAKWADQHVSCYATMHPWEDFAETCNAYLDIMAIAETANDQSMAKLDLSPSSDCDSLVASVLNIVVAVSEFNSDLGLQPLLPERLPPAVMEKLSYIHSLRRRSLDTG comes from the coding sequence ATGAAAACTGGACAATGCCGATGTGGCAACCGCATCTTTTTCGCGAACTCGGTTTGTTTGAATTGCCAGGCAACGCTCGGACGCTGCGACGCTTGCAAAACCCTAACCAGCTTCCGAGCCGTCGACTCGGCGTATCAATGCGATGACTGCGGCGCGTCAATGCAGCCCTGTGGCAATCGCGAACGTTCAGGATGCAATTCCTATATTTCCGACGACGCCACGTATTGCCAGTGGTGTGGTTTCACAACGACGATCCCTGACCTGGGAGTGCCCGAAAATTCGTCCCGCTGGGCCGCACTGGAACTGGCAAAGCGGCGACTACTCATGCAACTGGAAAGCTTGGAACTGCCACCGTTTGTCGGCAACTTGCAAGAAACACATCCGCTGACGTTTCGGTTCCTCGACGACACAACCAACGATCAGGGAGAGCATCAAACGACCTTCACGGGCCACGAGTCCGGCCAGATTACGATCAATACAAAGGAAGCCGACAGCGTCCACCGCGAACAACTCAGAGTTCAACTGGGCGAACCGCACCGTACTTTGATCGGGCACATGCGTCATGAACTGGGGCACTACATTGATTGGTCGCTGGCCAGTCGTGTGGCCTTGTCGGACTACAAAAAGCTATTCGGTGATCCAGATGCGACCGACTATGGCGAGGCGATGAAGCGTTATTACGCCCAGGGTGCGGCGGCGAAGTGGGCGGACCAACACGTCAGTTGCTATGCGACAATGCACCCTTGGGAAGACTTCGCGGAAACTTGCAACGCGTACTTGGACATCATGGCGATCGCAGAAACAGCGAACGACCAGTCTATGGCGAAGTTGGACTTATCCCCCAGTTCGGATTGTGACTCGCTTGTCGCCAGCGTCCTGAACATCGTCGTGGCGGTCAGTGAGTTCAACAGCGACCTGGGTTTGCAACCACTGCTTCCGGAACGACTGCCGCCGGCCGTGATGGAGAAGCTGAGTTACATCCATTCGCTACGTCGCCGATCACTCGACACTGGCTGA
- a CDS encoding EcsC family protein — translation MEVNYADSPDHHSSNENAPDSKLSPASVDELREAKQTLEHHGIADRLTELVGAPVTASLRLLPDVAENAVYAAIEKSLTVALDVALRTLGDDSVKSGKPRLLTHKLLAGLSGAAGGALGGATIAAELPVSTVLILRSVADIARSEGEDLSEVEARLACLEVFALDSGNQSGVEDDTEFGYFAVRAAMAKQIRDASQYVLKNGMSNTTAPPLVKLVAKIGERFGLVVSEKLAAQAIPVIGAFGGALINSYFIDHYQDLARAHFTIRRLERAHGKAIVEETYNGFQS, via the coding sequence ATGGAAGTGAACTACGCCGACTCACCCGATCACCATTCATCGAACGAGAACGCCCCCGACAGCAAGTTATCTCCCGCCTCCGTCGACGAACTGCGGGAAGCCAAGCAAACTCTGGAACACCACGGGATCGCTGATCGACTGACCGAACTTGTGGGGGCCCCCGTGACGGCTTCGTTGAGGTTGCTGCCCGACGTTGCTGAAAATGCCGTATACGCGGCGATCGAAAAGTCGTTGACGGTCGCACTGGATGTTGCCCTGCGAACATTAGGCGATGACTCGGTCAAATCAGGCAAACCTCGGTTACTAACCCACAAGTTGTTGGCCGGTTTGTCCGGCGCAGCAGGTGGTGCTCTGGGTGGTGCCACCATCGCGGCCGAGCTACCTGTCTCAACGGTGCTGATCCTTCGCAGCGTCGCGGATATCGCTCGCAGCGAAGGCGAGGACCTGAGCGAAGTGGAAGCGAGGCTTGCGTGCCTGGAAGTCTTCGCGTTGGATTCCGGCAACCAATCCGGAGTCGAAGATGACACCGAATTCGGCTACTTTGCCGTGCGAGCGGCAATGGCGAAACAAATCCGCGACGCTTCGCAGTACGTCCTGAAAAATGGGATGTCCAACACGACCGCGCCCCCACTGGTCAAACTCGTCGCCAAGATCGGCGAACGGTTTGGCTTGGTCGTTAGCGAGAAACTGGCCGCCCAGGCGATCCCCGTGATCGGTGCCTTCGGCGGCGCGTTGATCAACAGCTACTTCATCGACCACTACCAAGACTTGGCTCGCGCTCACTTCACAATCCGGCGACTGGAACGTGCTCACGGCAAAGCCATCGTGGAAGAAACGTACAACGGATTCCAATCTTGA
- a CDS encoding Hpt domain-containing protein, which produces MTDEMVQRFSVALARLAGDEDLLIAMATMVTDDAPEVIVRLEQQLEQTEMEEAAASAHKLKGMLSTFETDSPVAELEEVVHAARGGNSRQASESFQACRVPIHELLREIAALKN; this is translated from the coding sequence GTGACAGACGAAATGGTCCAGCGGTTCTCGGTAGCGCTGGCGAGACTGGCGGGTGACGAAGATTTGCTGATCGCGATGGCAACCATGGTGACTGACGATGCCCCCGAGGTGATCGTGCGACTCGAGCAACAGCTGGAGCAAACCGAAATGGAGGAGGCCGCCGCCAGTGCCCACAAACTGAAAGGCATGCTGAGCACCTTCGAAACGGACTCACCCGTCGCCGAGCTGGAAGAGGTAGTACATGCGGCACGTGGCGGTAATTCTCGTCAAGCGTCGGAATCGTTCCAAGCTTGCCGCGTTCCCATTCACGAACTGTTGCGTGAAATCGCGGCGCTGAAAAACTAG
- a CDS encoding sigma-54-dependent transcriptional regulator, protein MPKVLVIDDDRTILLLAEKALSTVADVVTAENAEAGLELIRTGSFDTVLLDIQLPDRSGLAVYCEIREHDHRLPVIFMTVEAASHTAIEAMQLGAFDYLAKPLSVDPLRDLVEKAIEQRQLSSVPVAISADEESPDDSSELFIGRSKSMLEVFKAIGRVSKQDMPVLIRGESGTGKELVARALYQYSRRSDGPFLAVNCAALPDNLLESELFGHEKGAFTGAESRRIGKFEQCNGGTLFLDEIGDMALTVQAKVLRVLQEQRFERVGGNNELKTDVRILAATNQPLEKMVEDGEYREDLLYRLNGVTIELPPLSDRDGDVKLLIQHFLTQAKRELNKPNLEGLAPQTVALLTAYDWPGNVRQLRAVIRRCVLDSSLPVVGPDVLPRNIQAASGSGASGLHNDRSDTRIDGLATLVERLLNERSTNIYAESVEYMERLVLLRVLQETSGNQSQAAELLGITRGKLRDRINTYNIVLESDVAIKG, encoded by the coding sequence ATGCCCAAAGTTCTTGTCATCGACGACGACCGAACGATCCTTCTGCTTGCCGAGAAAGCGCTTTCGACGGTAGCGGATGTCGTCACGGCTGAAAACGCGGAAGCCGGTTTGGAATTGATCCGTACAGGATCGTTCGACACCGTTCTATTGGACATCCAACTACCTGACCGAAGCGGGCTGGCCGTCTACTGCGAAATCCGCGAGCACGACCATCGCTTACCGGTCATCTTCATGACGGTCGAAGCCGCCAGCCACACGGCGATCGAAGCGATGCAACTCGGTGCGTTCGACTATTTAGCAAAACCGCTATCCGTTGATCCGTTACGTGACCTTGTCGAAAAGGCGATCGAGCAACGACAGCTAAGCAGCGTTCCGGTCGCGATCTCCGCCGACGAAGAGTCGCCGGATGATTCCAGCGAGTTGTTCATCGGACGCAGTAAGTCGATGCTGGAAGTCTTCAAGGCGATCGGCCGCGTCAGCAAACAAGACATGCCCGTCTTAATTCGCGGCGAAAGCGGGACAGGAAAGGAACTGGTGGCAAGAGCTCTCTATCAATACAGTCGCCGATCCGACGGACCTTTCTTGGCCGTTAACTGCGCCGCCCTTCCTGACAACTTGCTGGAAAGCGAATTGTTTGGTCACGAAAAAGGAGCGTTCACCGGTGCGGAATCACGTCGAATCGGAAAGTTCGAACAATGCAACGGCGGGACCTTGTTCCTGGACGAAATCGGCGACATGGCGCTGACCGTTCAGGCTAAAGTGTTGCGTGTTTTACAAGAACAACGTTTTGAACGCGTCGGCGGGAACAATGAACTGAAGACCGATGTACGGATCCTGGCGGCGACCAACCAACCGCTTGAAAAGATGGTCGAAGACGGTGAATATCGCGAGGATTTGCTATATCGTCTCAATGGAGTGACGATTGAATTGCCGCCGCTTAGCGACCGCGATGGTGACGTCAAACTATTGATCCAACACTTCTTGACTCAAGCAAAACGCGAACTGAACAAGCCCAATCTCGAGGGGCTCGCTCCACAAACGGTAGCGTTACTAACGGCGTACGATTGGCCAGGCAACGTGCGGCAACTGCGTGCGGTTATCCGCCGCTGCGTGCTCGATTCATCGCTACCCGTTGTCGGCCCCGACGTGCTACCTCGTAACATTCAAGCTGCATCCGGCAGCGGTGCCAGCGGTTTACATAACGACCGATCGGACACACGTATTGACGGCTTGGCAACATTGGTAGAGCGATTGCTAAACGAACGCTCCACGAATATCTATGCCGAATCGGTTGAGTACATGGAGCGATTGGTTTTGCTTCGTGTGCTACAAGAAACCAGTGGCAACCAGAGCCAAGCAGCGGAACTTCTGGGAATCACACGAGGGAAGCTGCGAGACCGTATTAATACTTATAACATTGTTCTTGAAAGTGACGTTGCGATCAAAGGATGA
- a CDS encoding sensor histidine kinase: protein MPLTPHYRSLRFRLLGPIVATALFAAVIVAIASYALGDRWAAEERDNRVAAMRRTLTEANFPLNAIVLKSLAELTQTELVTLSRGGSVLNRTLTVPVNDLSSDTVVVDKDRYDVVRFQVDGGRLRSDRVDQVAVLFDQRQLAADRRRAAWLPLVTGFSTIFALSSMILWLTSWLVRRISRLQKRVEAVAAGDFQSGRSLAPVTEEPVDEIGRLGVAVDEMSGQLDQLWKQVNRQQSQKLLHQIAGGMAHQLRNSLTGARMAVELHAQVCPAMHADRSSGGDAKGGIGNGEDDSPTQNTNDDDTLEVAISQIEQAEDYVRRLLLAASGREAPRQPAEIVACWNEVRTNLASIAQHWNVKLDWDWDDSIGTQTIADGPTWVAAITNLVHNAMQAGGDEVIVRAKQREDGSIGFEVRDNGPGLDEKVQADLFEPFVTSKPEGLGLGLSVVQRAAEVLGGKVDWARCDGWTVFEFSIFN from the coding sequence TTGCCCCTTACCCCCCACTACCGATCACTCCGGTTTCGCTTATTGGGGCCGATCGTTGCGACCGCTCTATTCGCCGCCGTGATCGTCGCGATTGCTTCCTATGCACTGGGGGATCGGTGGGCGGCGGAAGAACGGGACAATCGGGTGGCGGCCATGCGGCGGACACTGACGGAAGCAAATTTTCCGCTGAACGCAATCGTGCTGAAGTCGCTTGCCGAGTTGACTCAAACCGAATTGGTCACCCTCAGCCGCGGCGGCTCGGTGCTGAACCGTACCCTGACGGTGCCGGTCAATGATTTGAGTTCCGACACGGTGGTGGTCGATAAGGATCGCTACGATGTGGTGCGATTTCAGGTGGATGGGGGCCGTCTTCGGTCGGACCGGGTGGATCAAGTTGCGGTGCTTTTTGATCAACGACAGCTTGCCGCGGACCGCCGCCGGGCAGCTTGGTTGCCGTTGGTGACAGGATTTTCGACCATCTTCGCGTTGAGTTCCATGATCTTGTGGCTGACGTCTTGGCTGGTGCGCCGAATCAGCCGTTTGCAAAAACGAGTCGAAGCGGTGGCGGCTGGCGACTTTCAATCAGGGCGTTCGCTGGCACCGGTTACCGAGGAACCGGTCGACGAAATCGGGCGACTGGGCGTGGCCGTGGACGAAATGTCTGGCCAACTCGATCAGCTTTGGAAGCAAGTGAATCGACAACAAAGCCAAAAGCTGCTCCACCAAATCGCCGGGGGAATGGCTCATCAGTTGCGAAACAGCTTGACCGGGGCTCGGATGGCAGTTGAGTTGCATGCTCAGGTCTGCCCGGCAATGCACGCTGATCGGTCCAGCGGTGGAGATGCGAAAGGCGGTATCGGTAACGGCGAAGATGACAGTCCGACCCAAAACACCAATGATGACGACACGTTGGAGGTTGCGATCAGTCAAATCGAGCAAGCCGAAGATTACGTGCGGCGACTCTTGTTGGCAGCATCGGGGAGGGAGGCTCCGCGGCAACCGGCGGAGATCGTGGCATGCTGGAATGAGGTGCGAACGAATCTGGCTTCGATCGCTCAGCACTGGAACGTGAAGCTGGATTGGGATTGGGACGACTCCATCGGCACCCAAACGATTGCTGACGGACCCACGTGGGTTGCCGCGATCACCAACCTGGTTCACAACGCGATGCAGGCCGGCGGTGACGAAGTGATCGTTCGCGCGAAGCAACGCGAGGATGGCTCCATTGGATTTGAGGTGCGTGACAACGGTCCTGGCCTGGACGAAAAGGTGCAAGCTGACCTCTTCGAGCCTTTTGTGACCTCCAAGCCCGAGGGTTTGGGGCTTGGCCTGTCGGTGGTCCAACGAGCGGCGGAGGTCTTGGGGGGCAAGGTTGACTGGGCACGCTGCGATGGCTGGACAGTCTTCGAGTTCTCTATCTTCAATTGA